From Populus trichocarpa isolate Nisqually-1 chromosome 19, P.trichocarpa_v4.1, whole genome shotgun sequence, a single genomic window includes:
- the LOC7455227 gene encoding alpha-galactosidase 3, translating to MRLMGKKITCYFELFLLGSSLSWVLKVAFAGSIAPLLQGYEEGSYGYSRSFNNVFSTSNYGIFQLNNGLARTPQMGWNSWNFFACNINETVIKETADALISTGLAELGYVYVNIDDCWSSTKRDSKGQLIPDPKTFPSGIKALADYVHEKGLKLGIYSDAGAFTCQVRPGSLLHEKDDAELFASWGVDYLKYDNCFNLGINPKERYPPMRDALNSTGRTVFYSLCEWGVDDPALWAGKVGNSWRTTDDINDSWASMTTTADLNDKWASYAGPGGWNDPDMLEVGNGGMTYHEYRAHFSIWALMKAPLLIGCDVRNMTAETIEILTNKEIIAVNQDPLGIQGRKVYSTGTDGCLQVWAGPLSGHRIVVALWNRCSKAATITAGWGALGLESSTSVSVRDLWQGKDIVGDAVASFGARVDAHDCLIFIFTPHSVYHSEN from the exons ATGAGATTAATGGGAAAGAAAATTACTTGTTACTTTGAATTGTTTCTATTAGGTTCAAGTTTATCATGGGTACTTAAGGTGGCATTTGCAGGCAGCATAGCGCCTCTTTTGCAGGGATATGAGGAAGGGAGTTATGGGTATAGCAGATCATTCAATAACGTTTTTTCTACTTCAAATTATGGGATTTTCCAGCTCAATAATGGATTGGCTAGAACTCCTCAGATGGG ATGGAATAGCTGGAATTTCTTTGCCTGCAATATCAATGAAACCGTCATCAAGGAAACAG CTGATGCACTTATTTCAACCGGCTTGGCTGAGTTGGGTTATGTGTATGTCAACATAG ATGATTGCTGGTCTTCCACAAAACGAGATTCAAAG gGTCAACTGATCCCTGATCCAAAAACCTTTCCATCGGGAATTAAAGCTCTTGCTGATTATGTTCATGAGAAGGGCCTCAAGCTTGGCATTTATTCTGATGCTGG GGCTTTTACATGTCAAGTTCGACCGGGATCGCTTCTCCATGAAAAAGATGATGCAGAACTTTTTGCTTCTTGG GGTGTAGATTATTTGAAGTATGACAACTGTTTCAATTTGGGCATCAATCCAAAAGAAAG ATATCCACCTATGCGTGATGCTCTAAACTCAACTGGACGCACAGTTTTTTATTCACTTTGTGAATG GGGAGTAGATGACCCTGCATTATGGGCTGGTAAAGTTGGAAATAGTTGGCGTACAACAGATGACATCAATGATTCATGGGCAAG CATGACTACCACAGCCGATCTGAATGATAAATGGGCATCCTATGCTGGACCTGGTGGATGGAATG ATCCTGATATGTTGGAAGTTGGCAATGGTGGTATGACTTACCATGAGTATCGTGCTCATTTCAGCATCTGGGCCTTAATGAAG GCCCCCCTTTTGATTGGTTGTGATGTAAGAAACATGACTGCAGAAACTATTGAAATTCTAACCAACAAGGAGATCATTGCTGTAAATCAAG ATCCGCTAGGGATTCAGGGAAGGAAGGTTTATTCTACCGGAACTGATGGTTGCCTACAG GTCTGGGCAGGTCCTTTGTCTGGCCATCGCATAGTTGTTGCTCTCTGGAATCGATGTTCAAAAGCTGCAACTATCACCGCTGGATGGGGTGCACTTGGGCTCGAATCCAGCACTAGTGTCAGTGTAAGAGACCTGTGGCAG GGCAAAGATATCGTGGGAGATGCAGTGGCGTCATTTGGTGCCCGAGTCGATGCTCATGATTgcctaatatttatttttactccgCATTCAGTGTACCACTCTGAAAATTAG
- the LOC18108315 gene encoding mini-chromosome maintenance complex-binding protein codes for MLLHLLSRVHARADNVAVGKLSLNLTCFSKEIASVFSTKLSVLIKNLLPFTKCILLTVEYLNTTSLAPKKDYQINRLIPGVLQLAEGSHLMFDETCLETGTLNSAGVENARLLKALTELQKVEYDFKYYKMEMMAHVQMLISSEGKSNILPAEILEAWRWYLATVRSMPQLIESDVYKN; via the exons ATGTTGTTGCATCTTCTGTCTAGG GTACATGCCAGAGCAGATAATGTTGCTGTTGGGAAGCTTTCTTTGAACCTTACTTGTTTTAGCAAAGAGATCGCATCTGTATTCAGCACTAAACTAAGTGTTCTCATCAAGAATCTTCTTCCCTTCACAAAATGCATACTCCTGACTGTGGAATATCTCAACACGACTTCTCTTGCTCCCAAAAAggattatcaaataaatag ACTGATACCTGGAGTTCTACAGCTAGCTGAGGGCTCACACTTAATGTTTGATGAGACATGTTTGGAAACAGGAACCCTCAATTCTGCTGGGGTGGAGAACGCAAGGCTGCTGAAAGCCCTGACAGAGTTGCAAAAG GTTGAGTATGATTTTAAGTATTACAAGATGGAGATGATGGCTCATGTCCAAATGCTAATATCGTCAGAGGGGAAATCAAACATCTTGCCAGCAGAAATCCTGGAAGCTTGGAGATGGTACTTGGCTACTGTTAGATCAATGCCTCAGTTGATCGAGTCAGAtgtgtataaaaattaa